From the genome of Metarhizium brunneum chromosome 4, complete sequence, one region includes:
- the pccB gene encoding Propionyl-CoA carboxylase, carboxyltransferase subunit, translating to MPENTKAAQRIRQVSTHLSPQKLPVDYSDVFDDMKLLRSMASTPDTSRRGYIRQKEAGKLWVRERLEQLLDQGSFTEIGSLSGTVTWEKTGPTTDKPVSFIPSNNIQGMGRLKGRKVLLTADDFTIRGGHLDGSTAGKTIYLEKLALALKLPMIKLVDGSSGGGSVTIIGTQGWSYLPSLPAFRHIVDQLNQGIPNLGAVVGPAIGLGAARVVSCHFSVMAADIGSLFNAGPEVVKGAALGNDLNPQTLGGPAIHCTNGTIDNMARDEAECYEQLRTMLSYLPNCGVEAPPVIPSTDPENRTDESLRRVIPRRPTRMYNPRTIISSVVDRESWFEIGPLWGRTAISGVARLGGRPVGIISLNCEVNGGTLDAAGSQKLTRLLKLCDVMNLPVLQFIDVPGYAIGPAAEKAATMRWGVELAKTYFDTTTPLFNVITRRVYGVAGGVMISSRDPVMQVAWPSGQWGSLPLEGGIEVAHRHELGEAAKVGKKAERYKELDDEYRRLMNPVRTANAFGIEEIVDPKDTRSICCAWVKHVYKTLLPQRLLDRAAGKIVPKFC from the exons ATGCCAGAAAATACCAAAGCGGCGCAGAGGATACGCCAGGTTTCTACCCACCTCAGCCCTCAGAAACTGCCGGTGGACTACTCCGACGTGTTTGACGacatgaagctgctgcgcTCCATGGCCTCAACCCCAGACACCTCGCGGCGCGGGTACATTCGTCAGAAGGAAGCTGGGAAGCTATGGGTCCGGGAACGCCTAGAACAACTCCTCGACCAAGGCAGCTTCACCGAGATTGGCTCCTTGTCAGGTACAGTCACATGGGAGAAGACGGGCCCGACGACTGATAAACCCGTATCATTCATCCCCAGCAACAACATCCAGGGAATGGGCCGCTTGAAGGGACGCAAGGTCCTCCTTACGGCTGATGATTTTACTATACGAGGCGGCCATCTCGATGGTTCCACAGCTGGCAAGACGATATACCTCGAAaagttggccttggctctgAAGCTTCCCATGATCAAGCTGGTGGACGGCAGTTCCGGCGGAGGCAGCGTCACCATTATTGGGACCCAAGGCTGGAGTTACTTGCCGAGCCTGCCCGCGTTTAGGCACATTGTGGACCAGCTAAATCAAGGGATTCCCAACCTGGGCGCGGTCGTGGGACCTGCG ATTGGGCTCGGTGCGGCTCGCGTAGTCTCGTGTCACTTTTCCGTCATGGCTGCAGACATTGGCTCGCTCTTCAACGCCGGCCCCGAAGTTGTCAAAGGCGCCGCTCTTGGCAACGACTTGAACCCCCAGACCTTGGGAGGGCCGGCGATACATTGCACCAATGGTACTATTGACAATATGGCCAGGGATGAGGCGGAATGCTATGAGCAGCTTCGCACCATGCTAAGCTATCTGCCGAACTGCGGTGTAGAGGCACCACCCGTGATCCCGTCCACAGACCCCGAGAACCGCACAGATGAGTCCCTTCGCCGCGTCATCCCTCGCCGTCCGACGCGCATGTACAACCCTCGGACCATCATCTCGAGCGTGGTTGACCGAGAATCGTGGTTTGAAATTGGGCCACTTTGGGGCCGGACGGCAATCAGCGGTGTGGCTAGACTCGGCGGGCGACCTGTGGGAATCATCTCGCTGAACTGCGAGGTGAATGGAGGAACGTTGGATGCGGCAGGCAGTCAAAAGCTGACGAGGCTACTAAAGTTGTGTGATGTGATGAACTTGCCGGTGCTGCAGTTTATCGATGTCC CCGGATATGCTATTGGCCCAGCTGCCGAAAAGGCTGCAACGATGCGCTGGGGTGTCGAACTGGCCAAGACATACTTTGACACCACGACGCCGCTATTCAACGTCATTACACGGCGCGTGTATGGCGTGGCAGGTGGCGTCATGATCAGTTCGCGAGATCCCGTCATGCAGGTTGCCTGGCCCTCCGGTCAATGGGGTTCTCTCCCGCTCGAGGGAGGCATCGAGGTCGCACACCGACATGAACTAGGCGAGGCAGCCAAAGTAGGTAAGAAGGCTGAGCGGTACAAGGAGCTGGATGATGAGTATCGTCGACTGATGAACCCTGTTCGAACGGCAAATGCGTTTGGAATAGAGGAGATTGTAGACCCCAAGGACACGAGGAGTATATGCTGTGCTTGGGTCAAGCATGTATACAAGACATTGCTGCCACAGAGGCTGTTGGACCGGGCTGCAGGAAAAATAGTGCCCAAGTTTTGCTAG
- the pyc_0 gene encoding Pyruvate carboxylase produces the protein MSTRLFSRLLVANRGEIAVRIIQAARELSPPVETFALYTDDDAFHCSVGCPDHAIRLPSAASYLEMPLLVKLAKEHDIGAVHPGYGFLSESAEFARQMEESGILVIGPGPEILARTGDKLQAKQLALECHVPVLPAMTHPVADLASVREFIQQVGYPVMVKAVDGGGGRGIRLVRNDGELENSVRAATNESPSKSVFAEKAATDGFHHVEIQVIGDGTNAAVCHLWERDCSVQRRFQKIVEVAPALFSNRGLIDELAGAAVRMARAIRYRSLGTVEFLVNEKEDAFYFLEINPRLQVEHTITESVSGVDLVQTQLRVAQGFSLAQLGLEQDLIPSPRNMHSIQLRLCAEDAHNGFSLSVGKIDTFHIPGGHGVRVDTHVPESGIVVGSQFDNLLAKVIVTASSWKDTVLKARRVLADTRVSGIQTNLVLLRGILSHEDFLVGRFDTQWLGNRLEDILRAGNDGTESTIQTAPKIATSSSVSSSSITFQPGDAWSVNLEPLDTSHQREKQQHHGLQLTRILQNNFPNSLVAEIKYTTPSSSTAYQVQLASISADELAVSKSRRSGDPKNPNHIILPISGTLIEVLVSPGDQVAENQAVAFIKQMKMELEVRSPRAGKARWVYEMGAEEEDVKEGLLLVELENKIQEKL, from the exons ATGTCGACTCGCCTTTTCTCACGCCTCTTGGTTGCCAACAG AGGAGAGATTGCTGTACGGATTATCCAGGCCGCGCGAGAATTGTCACCACCAGTTGAGACTTTTGCACTGTACACCGACGATGACGCCTTTCACTGCAGTGTTGGCTGCCCAGACCACGCGATACGTCTGCCTTCGGCCGCTTCGTACCTTGAAATGCCGTTGCTAGTGAAGCTGGCAAAGGAGCATGACATTGGTGCTGTTCATCCTGGATATGGCTTTCTCAGTGAAAGTGCCGAGTTTGCCCGTCAGATGGAGGAGTCTGGTATTTTGGTGATTGGGCCTGGGCCGGAAATTTTGGCCCGCACGGGTGATAAGCTCCAAGCAAAACAATTGGCCTTGGAGTGCCACGTACCAGTCCTACCGGCAATGACACATCCGGTAGCCGATCTGGCGAGTGTGCGCGAATTCATTCAGCAAGTGGGCTACCCTGTTATGGTGAAGGCggttgacggcggcggagggcGAGGGATCCGACTTGTGCGAAACGATGGTGAACTAGAGAATTCAGTTCGCGCAGCCACGAATGAGTCTCCGTCAAAGAGTGTGTTTGCAGAAAAAGCAGCAACCGACGGGTTTCACCATGTAGAAATTCAGGTAATAGGGGACGGGACCAACGCCGCCGTGTGTCATCTATGGGAGCGCGACTGCAGCGTGCAACGGAGGTTTCAAAAGATCGTCGAGGTCGCGCCAGCGCTGTTCTCAAATCGCGGTTTGATAGATGAGCTTGCAGGTGCTGCGGTGCGTATGGCCAGGGCTATTCGTTATCGGTCGCTGGGAACGGTTGAATTCCTGGTCAACGAAAAGGAGGACGCGTTTTATTTTCTCGAAATTAACCCTCGACTGCAAGTCGAACATACCATTACAGAGTCTGTGTCCGGTGTTGACCTTGTGCAAACGCAGCTTCGGGTAGCTCAAGGGTTTTCACTTGCGCAACTCGGTCTGGAGCAGGACCTGATTCCCTCGCCAAGAAATATGCACTCAATTCAGCTGCGGTTATGCGCTGAGGATGCGCACAACGGCTTTTCTTTGAGCGTGGGCAAGATTGATACTTTCCATATCCCTGGTGGTCATGGGGTCCGCGTTGACACGCATGTGCCAGAGTCTGGGATTGTAGTTGGGTCACAGTTTGATAATCTTTTGGCGAAAGTCATCGTTACCGCCTCGAGCTGGAAGGATACAGTTTTGAAAGCCCGTCGGGTCCTGGCAGATACAAGAGTGTCTGGTATTCAGACGAACCTTGTCCTGTTACGTGGAATTCTGTCCCATGAGGACTTCCTGGTTGGCAGGTTTGATACTCAGTGGCTTGGAAACAGGCTCGAGGATATTCTACGGGCAGGAAATGATGGAACTGAATCCACAATTCAAACGGCCCCCAAAATTGCTACCTCGTCAAGCGTCTCGTCGTCTAGTATTACGTTCCAGCCTGGGGATGCCTGGTCTGTCAATCTTGAGCCCTTGGACACTTCACACCAGAGAGAAAAACAACAGCATCATGGGCTTCAACTGACTAGAATTCTGCAAAACAATTTCCCGAATTCTCTCGTAGCAGAGATTAAATACACCACCCCGTCCTCGAGCACCGCATATCAGGTACAGTTGGCGTCGATTTCCGCAGACGAACTAGCTGTATCAAAGTCTCGGCGAAGCGGTGATCCGAAGAACCCAAATCATATTATACTCCCTATTTCTGGAACGTTAATAGAGGTTTTAGTGTCGCCAGGCGATCAGGTGGCGGAAAACCAGGCGGTGGCTTTTATTAAGCAAATGAAGATGGAACTGGAGGTTCGAAGTCCTCGTGCTGGAAAGGCCCGGTGGGTATACGAGATGGGagctgaggaagaggacgTAAAGGAGGGTCTACTATTAGTAGAATTGGAGAATAAAATACAGGAAAAGCTATGA
- the spvB gene encoding Mono(ADP-ribosyl)transferase SpvB, which translates to MFLSVLAASLFTTASLAREIRSLHPVGVTVVSRDEDLLEKYRGQVTRLHDAISNATQCYTDFIDNLHKAEPDTLHTINACGDKNEAARAELAATHEIARSPAFPSDKLFSAQLPDVLDSRTSLQGPWTKDLQDRVHQLTLESLNAVEASKRAALLPEYRKHVTALYDHLSKAVTCYEAYDNNVQKPGANPDSIDACDTEYDAVARSLRDARSTAYQPDFPDGNWLFEAKIPDMRDNRNQKKLDELRDAAKHAFEIKDQAKLVKNYHEEVTDLQRRLASATKCYVDYIDHIHREDITDEGYKSRADQACNEAYRQIQAKLTEVRAAASKPNFPGASWLFNAHLPDITDGRAELQSEWTKNLEGKLRELTQAADRADRAGIQADDKLTQFNATVLQEVVPLVNKTAMETAEVLVKYVALNLLTQGKTAEDVKDAANKALLGFVKGLGHDMVDDEYILFGAEDLVPLKEHDGNGHWAVREPTLRTLNGEEYSVKRYRPRAEGLFSVIEHWTKNTGEIHWRSISKHNVTTLYGTNNESRVFDPEDPDSSKPTRIFSWLITESFDDNQPCEHNRTETARYAAWYLKRIKYGNRQSRFVQPIPADTNWMFEVVIDYRDHDFDRPTPTSQNPWLCRNDPFSVYRAGFEVNVRHYRLCQRVLMFHRFPDEVDIGVNCLVSLTDFECRSTRGVPSDIKLGNPTASFISSVHQSGYIRTELSLQSLGNLPTGLGSDKYHWVNLDGEGIACVLTEQGNTWFYKRNFGDAELGPLEIVAQKPSSIPLNGKSQLLDLGGNGQLSLVDFLVVTPGFFKKIANEDWSSFTPFKFLPNIRWDDPTLLVIDLTGDGRADIITSDNQVFTWYSFLAEDGFALIEL; encoded by the exons ATGTTTCTCTCTGTCCTGGCCGCCTCCCTCTTTACCACGGCGTCCCTAGCCAGGGAAATCCGGTCGCTGCACCCAGTAGGAGTGACCGTAGTGAGCCGTGATGAGGATCTGCTGGAAAAATATCGCGGCCAGGTCACAAGACTTCATGACGCGATATCAAACGCTACCCAATGCTACACCGACTTCATTGACAACCTTCACAAGGCGGAACCTGATACTTTGCATACTATCAACGCTTGTGGTGATAAAAATGAAGCAGCCCGAGCTGAGTTGGCTGCGACCCATGAGATAGCCAGGAGCCCAGCCTTTCCTTCAGACAAACTGTTTTCAGCTCAATTGCCCGACGTCCTCGACAGTCGAACCAGCCTCCAGGGCCCGTGGACCAAAGATCTACAAGACCGGGTTCACCAATTGACTCTTGAGTCGCTAAACGCGGTCGAGGCAAGCAAGCGAGCAGCACTCTTGCCAGAGTACCGAAAGCACGTAACAGCGCTCTACGACCATCTATCCAAAGCCGTCACATGCTACGAGGCGTATGACAACAATGTCCAGAAGCCAGGTGCTAATCCTGACAGCATCGACGCCTGTGACACGGAATACGACGCCGTTGCGCGCTCTCTTCGCGATGCCCGCAGCACGGCCTACCAGCCCGACTTTCCCGACGGCAACTGGCTCTTTGAGGCTAAAATCCCGGATATGCGCGACAATCGTAACCAGAAAAAATTAGACGAGTTGCGCGACGCGGCCAAACACGCATTCGAGATCAAAGATCAGGCGAAGCTGGTGAAGAACTACCACGAAGAAGTCACCGATCTTCAGCGCCGCCTCGCAAGTGCCACCAAATGCTACGTAGACTACATCGACCACATCCATAGGGAAGACATTACAGACGAGGGATACAAGTCGCGAGCTGATCAGGCCTGCAACGAGGCCTACAGGCAAATCCAGGCCAAGCTCACCGAGGTGCGTGCGGCGGCCAGCAAGCCCAACTTTCCTGGGGCGTCGTGGCTGTTCAACGCCCATCTTCCTGATATCACGGACGGGCGGGCAGAGCTCCAGAGCGAATGGACGAAAAACTTGGAGGGGAAGCTTCGCGAGCTGACGCAGGCGGCGGACCGGGCTGATAGAGCGGGTATCCAGGCGGACGACAAGCTCACGCAGTTCAATGCCACTGTGTTGCAGGAGGTTGTGCCGCTGGTGAATAAGACGGCTATGGAGACGGCAGAGGTGCTGGTCAAGTACGTTGCGCTTAACCTTCTCACGCAGGGGAAGACGGCGGAGGATGTCAAGGACGCTGCGAATAAGGCCTTGCTTGGTTTTGTAAAGGGACTGGGGCACGACATGGTTGATG ACGAATATATTCTATTCGGCGCCGAAGATCTCGTCCCACTCAAGGAGCATGATGGAAACGGCCACTGGGCCGTGCGTGAACCGACGCTGCGCACACTCAATGGAGAAGAGTACAGCGTCAAACGATATCGGCCACGAGCCGAAGGACTCTTCTCGGTCATTGAGCACTGGACTAAGAACACCGGAGAAATTCACTGGCGGTCGATTTCGAAGCATAATGTAACTACCTTATATGGCACCAATAACGAATCCCGTGTTTTTGATCCAGAAGACCCCGACTCCTCGAAGCCCACCCGAATATTTAGCTGGCTCATTACCGAGAGCTTCGATGATAACCAGCCGTGTGAACATAACCGCACTGAGACAGCGCGATATGCCGCCTGGTATCTGAAGCGCATCAAATATGGAAACAGACAATCGCGCTTCGTCCAACCCATCCCTGCGGACACCAACTGGATGTTTGAAGTTGTCATAGACTATAGAGATCATGATTTTGACCGACCGACACCCACATCGCAGAACCCATGGTTATGCCGGAATGATCCTTTCTCCGTCTACCGCGCCGGCTTTGAGGTCAACGTTCGGCACTACCGCCTATGCCAGCGCgttcttatgttccaccGCTTTCCGGACGAAGTGGATATTGGCGTAAACTGCCTAGTGTCATTAACCGATTTCGAGTGCAGAAGCACACGAGGCGTGCCGAGCGACATCAAGTTGGGAAATCCCACAGCATCATTTATAAGTTCTGTCCACCAAAGTGGATATATTCGTACTG AACTCAGCCTCCAGAGCTTGGGCAATCTTCCCACCGGGCTGGGTTCGGACAAGTATCACTGGGTAAACTTGGACGGAGAAGGCATAGCATGCGTATTGACCGAGCAAGGAAACACTTGGTTCTATAAACGAAactttggcgatgccgagctGGGCCCCTTGGAAATCGTAGCTCAAAAGCCGTCCTCTATCCCGCTCAACGGGAAGTCGCAgctcctcgacctcggcggAAATGGACAGCTTAGTCTCGTGGACTTTTTGGTAGTCACGCCAGGGTTCTTCAAGAAGATAGCAAATGAAGATTGGTCGTCATTTACGCCTTTCAAATTCCTCCCAAATATTCGCTGGGACGATCCGACGCTACTAGTTATAGATCTCACAGGTGATGGGCGCGCCGACATTATTACGAGTGATAATCAAGTATTCACTTGGTATTCTTTCTTGGCCGAAGACGGATTCGCACTTATAGAGCTCTAg
- the CTF1-B_3 gene encoding Cutinase transcription factor 1 beta, whose protein sequence is MASQKPAELIRRHRSVIACQGCRLRKVRCSLSVTGVPCTTCTQDGTDCLVSPRRPRQRRNQRGRTSALYSPPGDAPQTNFANVDPSSIIEPCSNMRVDVAAADDAEQTASCLDCESASIYNEERSGIEIAEAALGVPRRVGQLPFYSGEHLGLHVGSSVPRHFLIPSDTEAFLEEEDREYLKAKGVFTLPQNDTCAALLRVYLSHVHPVYPVIEVEQLWDCYHNGRLGQYNLLLLWSIFSVAVNFISSQDFEREGYKSRRHMKAVMYSRAKCMYNNGGDRDLVVRLQASFLMGFWSAEPFEHVRPWYWTGIAINYCQMLGLHRNPDSAEHKSSISEPQRRLWRRIWWSCVFRDRWLGLCLGRPQRINLDDCDVPMPTVDDVIQELEKLPQGAYTAFMPVEMPRLATYWIILLKLSRLLGTVLHMNHQARDPRASSVEIRAMEDEVLQCTLPDQYEANQTRLASFYVHHIHLHHQALLITFYRHNATECPDDIPSAQREDWKRMLCLKASTAALRTNDILDLVVRDGLLGFAGPMTPPLLIPAMQMHLLDCKSPGSLPRRLGLKRLEACLLVLEGLQKTYAGASIHRGIFLKAIQHMFPGYATGSAPSSETMQSVVNARSETIGDASASETFVDNVSAEVSAPTDDFLDTLLDDGAFFPLWLDESYRTVNVDSDR, encoded by the exons ATGGCGTCTCAAAAGCCCGCCGAGCTGATTCGCCGTCATCGGTCAGTCATTGCCTGCCAAGGTTGTCGCCTGCGCAAAGTGCGCTGCAGCCTATCTGTCACCGGCGTGCCATGCACCACTTGTACCCAGGATGGTACTGATTGCCTTGTCAGCCCGCGACGACCAAGGCAAAGGAG AAATCAACGAGGCCGTACCTCGGCTCTTTACTCGCCACCTGGAGACGCGCCTCAAACCAACTTTGCCAATGTCGACCCCAGCTCTATTATCGAGCCATGCTCCAATATGAGAGTAGACGTTGCCGCTGCTGATGACGCGGAACAAACGGCGTCTTGCTTGGACTGCGAGAGTGCCAGCATATACAATGAGGAGCGCAGTGGCATTGAAATTGCAGAAGCCGCCTTGGGAGTACCACGGAGAGTCGGACAGCTGCCTTTTTATTCCG GGGAACACCTCGGTTTACACGTCGGTTCGTCAGTACCGAGACACTTCCTGATCCCCTCGGATACTGAGGCGTttcttgaagaagaagatcGAGAGTACTTGAAAGCAAAGGGAGTCTTTACGTTGCCCCAAAACGATACTTGTGCCGCCTTACTCCGTGTATACTTGTCCCATGTGCATCCCGTCTACCCAGTCATTGAGGTTGAGCAACTATGGGATTGCTACCATAATGGACGACTTGGCCAATATAATCTTCTGCTTTTATGGAGCATATTTTCCGTTGCGGTGAAT TTTATCTCGTCTCAGGATTTCGAACGAGAGGGGTACAAGTCTCGACGGCATATGAAGGCTGTCATGTACTCTCGAGCAAAG TGCATGTACAACAATGGTGGAGATAGAGATCTCGTGGTCCGCCTACAAGCTTCCTTCTTAATGGGCTTTTGGAGCGCAGAGCCATTTGAACACGTACGACCGTGGTATTGGACCGGCATTGCCATTAATTATTGCCAGATGCTAGGTTTGCACAGGAACCCGGACTCGGCGGAGCACAAGTCGTCCATTAGTGAACCGCAACGACGTTTGTGGCGTCGAATCTGGTGGAGTTGCGTTTTCCGCGATCGATGGCTTGGTCTATGCCTGGGAAGGCCGCAGCGGATCAACCTGGATGACTGCGACGTCCCAATGCCGACGGTAGATGACGTGATTCAAGAATTGGAAAAATTGCCTCAAGGTGCATATACCGCCTTTATGCCGGTTGAGATGCCGCGCCTGGCCACGTACTGGATCATATTGCTCAAGCTGAGTAGACTGCTCGGTACTGTGCTACACATGAACCACCAGGCGCGGGATCCCAGGGCATCATCCGTAGAGATACGTGCCATGGAGGATGAAGTCCTTCAATGTACCTTGCCGGATCAATATGAAGCCAATCAGACGCGCCTGGCCTCGTTTTATGTTCATCATATCCACTTGCACCATCA AGCACTTTTGATTACATTTTACCGCCACAATGCCACAGAGTGTCCCGATGACATTCCGTCCGCTCAACGAGAGGATTGGAAACGCATGCTCTGTTTAAAGGCTAGTACTGCGGCACTACGAACAAACGATATTCTGGACCTTGTCGTTCGGGATGGGCTTCTTGGATTTGCAGGTCCCATGAC ACCCCCGCTCCTGATCCCCGCCATGCAAATGCACCTGTTGGATTGCAAATCTCCTGGCTCCCTCCCGAGGAGGCTTGGTCTTAAAAGATTGGAGGCATGCCTGTTGGTGCTGGAAGGGCTGCAGAAGACTTATGCCGGCGCCTCAATCCACCGTGGTATATTCTTGAAAGCCATACAACACATGTTCCCAGGCTATGCAACCGGCTCAGCTCCATCGAGCGAGACGATGCAGTCTGTAGTAAACGCTAGATCCGAGACGATAGGAGACGCTTCTGCGAGCGAAACATTTGTTGACAATGTTTCTGCAGAGGTGAGTGCACCTACAGATGACTTTCTGGATACGCTGTTGGACGATGGAGCGTTCTTCCCTCTCTGGCTGGATGAAAGCTACAGAACTGTCAATGTAGATTCCGATAGATAG